One Methylocaldum marinum DNA window includes the following coding sequences:
- the flhA gene encoding flagellar biosynthesis protein FlhA, with amino-acid sequence MAATVLERIKVVGSLGLGAPFVILLMMMMMVLPLPPFILDLLFTFNIAFSLLILLVTIYTLRPLDFAVFPSVLLVATLLRLSLNVASTRVVLLEGHQGPDAAGKVIEAFGEFVIGGNYAVGLVVFIILVIINFVVVTKGAGRVSEVSARFTLDAMPGKQMAIDADLNAGLINQDEARARRQEVSREADFYGSMDGASKFVRGDAIAGILILFINVIGGLIVGLLQHDLTFSEALRNYTLLTIGDGLVAQIPSLLLSVGAAMIVTRVSSSNENIGAQFSAQFFADPRPLALSSGVVGLLGLIPGMPNLAFLLLAGAMGASAYAISGRRRRERELAEARVAARTPAAPEAKELGWDDVAPVDLIGLEVGYRLIPLVDKNQGGQLMSKIKGVRKKLSQELGFLIPSVHIRDNLDLTPNAYRISLLGVTVGEAEIFPDRLMAINPGRVYGTLKGAEGKDPAFGLEAIWIDQDQRDHAQALGYTVVDPGTVVATHLSHLLQSHAHQLLGHQETQQLLDMLAKSMPRLVEDLTPKTLPLGVIVKVLQGLLQENVPIRDMRTIAETLAEFGGRSQDPGVLTAVVRAALGRLILQKISGMEKEIQVLTLDPELEQLLQKLLQTAGQDGAGIEPGLAEQLHKSLDEKAQKLEMEGHPAILLVSSPVRPWLARFVRHSIPGLNVLAYNEIPEDRQVRVVASIGQRG; translated from the coding sequence ATGGCCGCAACAGTCCTGGAAAGAATCAAGGTCGTCGGCAGTCTCGGGCTGGGCGCGCCTTTCGTCATCCTGCTCATGATGATGATGATGGTACTGCCGCTGCCGCCGTTCATTCTCGATCTGCTGTTCACATTCAATATCGCGTTTTCGCTGCTGATCCTGCTGGTGACGATTTACACCCTGCGCCCGCTCGATTTCGCCGTGTTTCCGTCGGTCCTGCTGGTCGCCACGCTGCTCAGGCTGAGCCTCAACGTGGCTTCGACCCGCGTGGTCCTGCTCGAGGGGCACCAGGGACCCGACGCGGCCGGCAAGGTCATCGAGGCGTTCGGCGAATTCGTGATCGGCGGCAATTACGCCGTGGGCCTGGTGGTGTTCATCATTCTGGTCATCATCAACTTCGTGGTGGTGACCAAGGGCGCCGGGCGCGTGTCGGAAGTGAGCGCGCGCTTTACCCTGGACGCCATGCCCGGCAAGCAGATGGCGATCGATGCCGATCTCAATGCCGGCCTCATCAACCAGGACGAGGCCCGGGCCAGGCGCCAGGAGGTTTCGCGGGAGGCGGATTTCTACGGGTCGATGGACGGTGCCAGCAAGTTCGTCCGTGGCGATGCCATAGCCGGCATCCTCATTTTGTTCATCAATGTGATCGGTGGGCTGATCGTCGGTCTGTTGCAGCATGACCTGACGTTTTCCGAAGCGCTGCGCAATTACACGCTGCTGACCATCGGCGACGGCCTGGTGGCCCAGATTCCCTCGCTGTTGCTGTCGGTCGGCGCGGCCATGATCGTGACACGGGTGTCCAGCAGCAACGAGAATATCGGAGCCCAGTTCAGCGCCCAGTTTTTCGCCGATCCCAGGCCCTTGGCGCTGTCCTCCGGCGTGGTCGGGCTCTTGGGGCTGATTCCCGGCATGCCGAATCTCGCCTTTCTGCTCCTGGCCGGCGCCATGGGCGCATCGGCTTATGCCATTTCCGGGCGCCGGCGGCGCGAGCGCGAACTGGCGGAGGCGCGGGTCGCGGCCAGGACCCCGGCCGCGCCGGAAGCCAAGGAACTCGGCTGGGACGATGTCGCGCCGGTGGACCTGATCGGACTGGAAGTGGGTTACCGGCTCATCCCGCTGGTCGACAAGAATCAGGGCGGACAGCTGATGTCGAAAATCAAGGGGGTACGCAAGAAGCTGTCGCAAGAGCTCGGGTTCCTGATTCCCTCGGTGCACATCCGGGACAACCTGGATCTGACTCCCAACGCCTACCGTATCAGCCTGCTCGGCGTCACCGTCGGAGAAGCCGAAATCTTTCCGGATCGCCTGATGGCCATCAATCCGGGCCGGGTATACGGAACCCTGAAGGGGGCCGAGGGCAAGGACCCGGCCTTCGGCCTGGAGGCGATCTGGATAGACCAGGATCAGCGCGACCACGCCCAGGCCCTGGGCTACACCGTGGTTGATCCCGGCACCGTGGTGGCGACCCATCTCAGCCATTTGCTGCAGTCCCACGCCCACCAGCTGCTCGGGCATCAGGAAACGCAGCAGCTGCTCGATATGCTCGCCAAATCGATGCCTCGCCTGGTCGAGGACCTCACGCCGAAAACCCTGCCCCTCGGCGTCATCGTCAAGGTCTTGCAAGGCCTTCTTCAGGAGAATGTCCCGATCCGCGACATGCGGACCATCGCCGAAACTTTGGCGGAGTTCGGCGGCAGAAGCCAAGATCCCGGCGTTCTGACGGCGGTGGTGCGTGCCGCGCTGGGGCGGCTAATCCTCCAGAAAATCAGTGGTATGGAGAAAGAAATCCAGGTTCTGACCCTGGATCCCGAGCTGGAACAGTTGTTGCAAAAACTACTGCAAACGGCCGGGCAGGACGGTGCCGGCATCGAGCCGGGACTGGCGGAGCAGTTGCACAAATCCCTGGACGAGAAGGCGCAGAAACTGGAGATGGAAGGACATCCCGCGATTCTGCTGGTGTCCTCGCCGGTACGGCCCTGGCTGGCGCGCTTCGTGCGCCATTCCATCCCGGGGCTCAATGTCTTGGCTTACAACGAGATTCCGGAAGACCGCCAGGTCAGGGTGGTGGCCAGCATAGGTCAGCGCGGTTGA
- the flhB gene encoding flagellar biosynthesis protein FlhB, with the protein MAEASDQERTEDPTSKRLIDARKKGRIPRSRELNTLVVLLTGSVAIFVFGGSIAQVLWQIMDNDFRLSRRDLFDPMAPIAHLGRDLLAAGQVLLPILGLAVLAALAAPAALGGWNFSAENLAPKPEKLNPMKGLGRMVSVQALAELVKSILKFLLIGFVSAALLMSHFDDLIALGRQPLLPAANRTVQLIMTFVFWLCASLGLIAVIDVPFQLWNHKRQLKMTRQEVKDEMRDMEGKPEVKSRIRSLQMALAQRRMMDEVPKADVIVTNPTHYAVALKYDQASMRAPRVVAKGADLVAAQIRSLAVGAGVPLLSAPPLARALYASTELGREIPAGLYFAVAQVLAYVYQIKAARMFGGDIPTPPTDFEIPDEFLRQSGDA; encoded by the coding sequence ATGGCCGAGGCCTCCGATCAGGAACGCACAGAAGATCCGACCAGTAAACGCCTGATCGATGCGCGGAAAAAGGGCCGGATTCCGCGCTCGCGGGAACTGAACACACTGGTTGTGCTGTTGACCGGCTCGGTGGCGATCTTCGTTTTCGGCGGGAGCATCGCGCAGGTACTATGGCAGATCATGGACAACGATTTTCGCCTGAGCCGTCGCGATCTGTTCGATCCGATGGCGCCGATCGCCCACCTCGGCCGGGATCTGCTCGCCGCGGGCCAGGTGCTGCTACCGATTCTCGGGCTGGCGGTGCTGGCCGCCCTCGCTGCGCCCGCGGCGCTCGGGGGTTGGAACTTCAGCGCCGAAAACCTCGCGCCCAAGCCGGAAAAGCTCAATCCGATGAAAGGCTTGGGCCGTATGGTCTCGGTACAGGCGCTCGCGGAACTGGTGAAATCAATCCTGAAATTTCTCTTGATCGGATTCGTGAGCGCCGCGTTGCTGATGAGTCATTTCGACGATCTCATCGCGCTCGGCCGCCAGCCTCTGCTGCCGGCGGCGAATCGAACCGTGCAGCTCATCATGACGTTCGTATTCTGGCTGTGCGCTTCGCTGGGACTGATCGCGGTCATCGACGTGCCTTTCCAGCTCTGGAATCACAAGCGCCAATTGAAGATGACGCGCCAGGAGGTCAAGGACGAAATGCGCGATATGGAAGGCAAGCCGGAGGTCAAAAGCCGGATTCGCAGCCTGCAGATGGCACTGGCGCAGCGCCGCATGATGGACGAGGTGCCGAAGGCGGACGTCATCGTCACCAACCCGACCCACTATGCGGTGGCCCTGAAGTACGACCAGGCCAGCATGCGGGCGCCGCGGGTGGTCGCCAAGGGGGCGGACCTGGTGGCCGCGCAGATCCGGAGTCTGGCGGTCGGGGCCGGCGTTCCCCTGCTATCCGCCCCGCCGCTCGCGCGCGCGCTCTACGCATCCACCGAACTCGGTCGCGAAATACCGGCGGGTCTTTATTTCGCGGTCGCCCAGGTTCTGGCGTACGTCTACCAGATCAAGGCGGCTCGAATGTTCGGCGGCGATATTCCGACGCCGCCGACCGACTTCGAGATACCGGACGAGTTCCTGCGTCAGTCCGGCGACGCCTGA
- the fliM gene encoding flagellar motor switch protein FliM, with protein MAVHDLLTQEEIDALLHGVDDGDIDTESDLEFRSGAVRPYDFTSQDRIVRGRMPTLEMINDRFVRHFRISLFNLLRRSAEISVLGVQVLKFSEYVHSLFVPTNLNVIRLNPLRGRGLMVMEPTLVFTVVDNFFGGNGQFYNKIEGREFTPTEMRIIQMLLELIFKDMKEAWAPVMPIEFEYLGSEVNPQFANIVSPAEVVVISTIHIELEGGGGDLHITLPYSMIEPIRELLDAGIQGDRSDDSDGRWRTALQSEILDAEIEMHSTLVEKTLSLNDLLQLKAGDVIPIELPETVTVVVDDVPVFRAKVGISKGNYAVQILEKIRRTSGEKERLLGLLGTGAERA; from the coding sequence ATGGCGGTTCATGATCTTCTGACCCAGGAAGAAATCGACGCGCTTCTGCACGGCGTCGACGACGGCGATATCGATACCGAGTCGGACCTCGAGTTTCGGAGCGGCGCGGTTCGGCCCTACGATTTCACCAGCCAGGATAGGATCGTACGCGGCAGGATGCCGACTCTAGAGATGATCAACGACCGTTTCGTACGTCATTTCCGCATCAGTCTCTTCAATCTGCTCAGACGTTCGGCGGAGATTTCGGTATTGGGCGTTCAGGTCCTGAAATTTTCGGAATACGTACACAGCCTTTTCGTGCCCACCAATCTCAATGTCATCCGGCTCAACCCCTTGCGCGGTCGGGGTCTGATGGTTATGGAACCGACCCTGGTATTTACCGTCGTGGACAATTTTTTCGGCGGCAACGGCCAGTTTTACAACAAGATCGAGGGACGCGAATTCACGCCGACCGAAATGCGCATCATCCAGATGCTGCTCGAGCTGATCTTCAAGGATATGAAAGAGGCCTGGGCGCCGGTCATGCCGATCGAGTTCGAATACCTGGGCTCGGAAGTGAATCCTCAGTTCGCCAACATCGTGAGCCCCGCCGAGGTCGTCGTTATCTCGACGATACACATCGAACTGGAGGGCGGGGGCGGCGATCTGCACATTACGCTGCCGTATTCGATGATCGAGCCGATACGGGAACTTCTGGATGCCGGCATTCAGGGGGATCGCAGCGATGATTCGGACGGTCGCTGGCGTACCGCGCTGCAATCGGAAATCCTGGATGCCGAAATCGAGATGCACAGTACCCTGGTCGAAAAAACCCTGTCTCTGAACGACTTGCTTCAGCTTAAGGCCGGCGACGTGATTCCGATCGAATTGCCGGAAACCGTTACGGTAGTCGTCGACGACGTACCGGTGTTCCGGGCAAAGGTGGGGATTTCAAAGGGTAATTACGCGGTGCAGATTTTGGAGAAGATCAGACGCACGAGCGGTGAGAAAGAACGCTTGCTCGGATTATTGGGAACCGGAGCTGAACGGGCATGA
- a CDS encoding flagellar basal body-associated FliL family protein, giving the protein MAQAGRLDLTEEKKNSSKSIVFIVLGAVLGTLAAVFGALYVLGILPPQQKQASGESGSEDAQALPMLYYAMEPAFVVNFTSNPNARLLQIGFSVASKNPEVIEAVKKHSPMVRNNVLLVLSGQDPAALRTVEGKEALRAELLTEINKVVSRQTGRNEGAEDLFFTGFIMQ; this is encoded by the coding sequence ATGGCGCAAGCAGGCAGGTTGGATCTGACGGAAGAAAAGAAAAACTCGTCCAAGAGCATCGTTTTCATCGTTCTTGGGGCGGTGCTCGGGACGCTCGCCGCCGTTTTCGGAGCGCTTTATGTCTTGGGAATTCTTCCGCCGCAGCAGAAGCAGGCTTCGGGCGAGTCCGGCAGCGAAGACGCTCAGGCGTTGCCCATGCTTTATTACGCCATGGAGCCCGCTTTCGTAGTCAATTTCACGAGCAATCCGAACGCGCGCCTGCTCCAGATAGGCTTCAGCGTCGCTTCGAAGAATCCTGAGGTGATCGAGGCCGTCAAAAAACACTCGCCGATGGTTCGCAACAACGTGCTGCTGGTGTTGAGCGGCCAGGACCCGGCGGCGCTCCGGACAGTGGAAGGCAAGGAGGCCCTGCGCGCCGAGTTGCTCACGGAAATCAACAAGGTCGTCTCCAGGCAAACCGGCCGTAACGAAGGCGCAGAAGACCTCTTTTTCACCGGATTCATCATGCAATAG
- the fliQ gene encoding flagellar biosynthesis protein FliQ, translating into MTPETIAALGQQAMTVTLQISAPMLLTTLAVGLLIALFQAATQINEMTLTFVPKLVAMALVLILAGPWMLQILIDYTRSLIRSIPGLIG; encoded by the coding sequence ATGACCCCCGAAACGATTGCCGCCCTCGGCCAGCAGGCGATGACCGTCACCCTGCAAATCAGCGCGCCCATGCTGCTGACGACGCTGGCCGTGGGACTTCTGATCGCCTTGTTCCAGGCGGCCACCCAGATCAACGAAATGACTCTTACCTTCGTGCCCAAGCTCGTAGCCATGGCGCTCGTGCTGATACTGGCCGGCCCCTGGATGCTGCAGATTCTGATCGATTACACCCGGTCGCTGATCCGCAGCATCCCCGGCCTGATCGGGTGA
- the flhF gene encoding flagellar biosynthesis protein FlhF: MKIKRYFAPDIRQAIRMVREEQGPDAVILSNRKVDGGVEIVAARDFDEQMLLDRAKAEPRGEPAAAAPEPVATPETDSRRRAEDAFREALGKSAAISRADAAGTDLRRPVSQRAEHGGQGSPAPAKPVSTARREHSAAPIAPVPELVKPSADAEALKEMQRELRQMRRMIDLHLSEAGWQAAASRHPTRLDLLRRLSALGFSRKLSLELTERLGGVDDADVAWQACQHALARQIPLAEDSLLDYGGVVALVGPTGVGKTTTIAKLAARFRLKHGPRQIALITTDNYRIGALEQLGTYGRILDVPVRAASSVEDLRQLLSSFYDKRLVLIDTAGVGQRDRRLAEQAELFSRSEIPVKSYLVMSAASQLRVMQEAVEAFRAFSPEACIVTKLDETGQLGAALSTVAENRLPVAFVCDGQQVPEDLHVARTHLLLNRCFADRSGAAAVGSPMPSYEDWIVHANV, translated from the coding sequence ATGAAGATCAAACGATATTTCGCACCCGATATTCGTCAGGCGATTCGCATGGTCCGCGAAGAGCAGGGGCCGGACGCCGTCATTCTGTCCAATCGCAAGGTCGACGGCGGCGTGGAGATCGTGGCGGCCCGCGATTTCGACGAGCAAATGCTGCTGGACCGGGCGAAGGCGGAGCCGCGCGGCGAACCGGCAGCGGCCGCGCCCGAACCGGTTGCGACGCCCGAAACCGATAGCCGGCGGCGCGCCGAGGACGCCTTTCGCGAGGCGCTCGGCAAAAGCGCCGCGATATCGAGAGCGGATGCGGCGGGAACCGATCTTCGCCGGCCGGTTTCGCAAAGGGCGGAGCATGGCGGGCAAGGCAGCCCCGCGCCCGCAAAGCCGGTTTCCACCGCCCGCCGGGAGCATTCGGCCGCGCCTATCGCTCCGGTGCCGGAACTCGTCAAGCCGAGCGCCGATGCCGAAGCGCTGAAGGAGATGCAAAGGGAACTCAGGCAAATGCGGCGCATGATCGACCTCCATTTGAGCGAAGCCGGATGGCAGGCCGCAGCGAGCCGGCATCCGACCCGGCTGGATCTGCTGCGCCGTTTGAGCGCGCTCGGGTTCTCCAGAAAGCTCAGCCTGGAACTGACCGAGCGCCTGGGCGGCGTGGACGATGCCGACGTTGCCTGGCAAGCCTGCCAGCATGCCCTGGCGCGGCAGATTCCGCTCGCCGAGGACAGTCTGCTGGATTACGGCGGCGTGGTCGCGCTGGTGGGACCCACGGGGGTCGGGAAAACCACGACCATCGCCAAGCTGGCGGCCCGGTTCAGGCTCAAGCACGGCCCCCGGCAAATCGCGCTGATCACCACCGACAATTACCGCATCGGAGCCCTTGAGCAGCTCGGTACTTACGGCCGCATCCTCGACGTGCCGGTGCGGGCCGCTTCCAGCGTCGAGGATCTGCGTCAGCTTCTGTCCAGCTTCTACGACAAGCGTCTGGTGCTCATCGACACCGCCGGGGTCGGACAGCGGGACCGGCGCCTGGCCGAGCAGGCCGAGCTGTTCAGCCGCTCTGAAATTCCCGTCAAATCGTACCTGGTGATGTCCGCGGCCAGCCAGCTGCGGGTGATGCAGGAAGCAGTGGAAGCCTTTCGGGCGTTTTCCCCGGAAGCCTGCATCGTGACCAAACTGGATGAAACCGGCCAGCTCGGCGCGGCGCTGTCCACGGTGGCGGAGAACCGTCTGCCGGTCGCCTTCGTATGCGACGGACAACAGGTCCCGGAGGACCTGCACGTGGCAAGAACTCATCTATTATTAAACCGGTGTTTTGCCGATCGGTCCGGTGCCGCGGCTGTCGGTAGCCCGATGCCTTCCTATGAAGATTGGATCGTCCATGCGAATGTTTGA
- the fliN gene encoding flagellar motor switch protein FliN: MSDEPENQNETTGWDGGSDNLADDWAAALLEQQEAAKKMTAPLQKPASPKPEPATFEDLGKSAPAAGTAKGEDINLDVLLDVPVTIAMEIGRAKINIRNLLQLTQGSVIELERLAGEPMDVLVNGTLIAHGEVVVVNDKFGIRLTDVISPAERVRKLK, from the coding sequence ATGAGTGACGAACCGGAAAATCAGAACGAAACAACGGGGTGGGATGGCGGCTCGGACAATCTCGCCGACGATTGGGCGGCCGCCTTGCTGGAGCAGCAGGAAGCCGCCAAAAAGATGACTGCGCCGCTTCAGAAGCCGGCCTCGCCGAAACCGGAACCCGCCACCTTCGAGGATCTCGGGAAATCGGCGCCGGCGGCTGGCACGGCCAAGGGCGAAGACATCAATCTGGACGTGCTGCTGGACGTTCCGGTCACCATTGCAATGGAAATCGGGCGCGCCAAGATTAACATCCGCAATTTGCTACAGCTCACGCAGGGCTCGGTCATCGAATTGGAACGCCTGGCGGGCGAACCCATGGATGTGCTGGTGAACGGCACCCTGATCGCTCACGGGGAGGTGGTGGTGGTCAACGATAAGTTCGGTATCCGCCTTACCGATGTCATCAGCCCCGCGGAGCGGGTGAGAAAACTGAAATGA
- the fliR gene encoding flagellar biosynthetic protein FliR, whose translation MTVPFSENQLLALVASVAWPFLRVGAVFLAIPIFTGHMVPVRVRVMLAASITWLISPVLPSMPDAVLFSLSGFWIAIQQFLIGLAIGLALHLVFEAIVFGGQSVAYSMGLGFASLVDPQTGVQVPVIAQFYQVLATLLFLAMDGHLVLIRLLVDSFYLLPVGFDGLSAGGMRRLALWASRLFAAGILFSLPLVTALLLVNLGFGVASRAAPQLNIFSVGFPISLGLGLFLIGISVPDVLSLFSGFLDDGYRLMSEILQ comes from the coding sequence ATGACGGTGCCGTTCAGCGAAAATCAGCTCCTGGCCCTGGTCGCGAGCGTGGCCTGGCCGTTCTTGCGCGTCGGCGCCGTGTTCCTCGCCATACCCATCTTTACCGGCCACATGGTGCCGGTCCGGGTCCGGGTCATGCTGGCGGCGTCCATCACCTGGCTGATCTCGCCGGTGCTGCCTTCCATGCCCGACGCGGTCTTGTTCAGCCTGTCCGGGTTCTGGATCGCGATTCAGCAATTTCTGATCGGCCTCGCGATTGGTCTGGCCCTGCATCTGGTTTTCGAAGCGATCGTTTTCGGCGGACAGAGCGTCGCCTACAGCATGGGGCTGGGGTTTGCATCCCTGGTCGATCCGCAGACCGGCGTGCAGGTCCCGGTGATCGCCCAGTTTTACCAAGTCCTGGCGACACTGCTGTTCCTGGCCATGGACGGACACCTGGTGCTCATAAGGCTGCTGGTCGACAGCTTCTACCTTCTCCCGGTGGGATTCGACGGCTTGAGCGCCGGGGGCATGCGGCGGCTGGCGCTGTGGGCGAGCCGTCTGTTCGCTGCCGGCATCCTGTTTTCCCTGCCTCTGGTGACGGCCTTGTTGCTGGTCAACCTGGGATTCGGCGTCGCCAGCCGCGCGGCGCCGCAGCTCAACATCTTTTCGGTCGGGTTCCCGATCAGCCTGGGCTTGGGGCTGTTTCTGATCGGTATCAGCGTGCCCGACGTTCTAAGCCTTTTTTCCGGCTTTCTCGACGACGGGTATCGGTTGATGAGCGAGATTCTGCAATAG
- the fliP gene encoding flagellar type III secretion system pore protein FliP (The bacterial flagellar biogenesis protein FliP forms a type III secretion system (T3SS)-type pore required for flagellar assembly.), with amino-acid sequence MNRLLRFPVAPLGVIAVLLGLSISSAHAAPGIEAFTVSGNGQGGQTYTVTIQVLALMTALTVLPALLLSMTSFTRIMIVLAILRQALGAGQTPNNQVLLGISLFLTLFTMLPVFEQVNEQALQPYLKEQLAPGAALERASVPFRRFMLRQTREVDLEVFARISGRQDIASPEETPFSLLVPAFMTSELKTAFQMGFLLFLPFLIIDLVVATVLMSMGMMMLSPMIVSLPFKLLLFVLVDGWVLVVETLAASFFVE; translated from the coding sequence ATGAATCGGCTGTTGCGCTTCCCGGTGGCGCCTCTCGGGGTGATTGCGGTCCTCTTGGGGCTGTCGATATCGTCGGCACACGCCGCTCCGGGCATCGAGGCCTTCACCGTGTCCGGCAACGGCCAAGGCGGCCAGACCTATACGGTCACCATTCAAGTCCTGGCCCTGATGACGGCGCTGACCGTGCTGCCGGCGCTGCTGCTGAGCATGACCTCGTTCACCCGGATCATGATCGTCCTGGCCATTTTGCGGCAGGCCCTGGGCGCCGGACAAACGCCCAATAATCAGGTATTGCTCGGCATTTCGCTGTTTCTGACCCTGTTCACCATGCTGCCGGTGTTCGAGCAGGTGAACGAGCAAGCCCTGCAGCCTTATTTGAAGGAACAGCTGGCACCGGGCGCGGCCCTGGAACGCGCCTCGGTTCCGTTCCGCCGGTTCATGCTGAGACAGACGCGGGAAGTCGATCTCGAGGTGTTTGCACGCATTTCCGGCAGGCAGGACATCGCGAGCCCCGAGGAGACGCCGTTTTCCCTGCTGGTGCCGGCCTTCATGACCAGCGAGCTGAAAACGGCGTTTCAAATGGGATTTCTCCTGTTCCTGCCGTTTCTGATCATCGATTTGGTGGTGGCGACCGTTCTGATGTCGATGGGCATGATGATGCTGTCTCCGATGATCGTTTCGCTGCCCTTCAAGCTGTTGCTATTCGTGCTGGTGGACGGCTGGGTGCTGGTGGTCGAGACCCTGGCGGCCAGTTTTTTCGTCGAATAG
- the fliO gene encoding flagellar biosynthetic protein FliO, with protein sequence MKLALSTAPLLLMPSSLLAETAGALPSVDMAKSLAGLVAVLAVILILAWLLRRFGNFSRLAPGSFRVLAAVSLGARERAVLLQAGGKQLVLGVAPGRVETLCVLENSDIIPVETGMPVDKAEASFAERLNEMMRRRP encoded by the coding sequence ATGAAGCTTGCTCTGTCTACCGCGCCATTGCTGCTCATGCCGTCGTCCCTGCTGGCGGAGACCGCCGGGGCCTTGCCTTCGGTCGATATGGCGAAAAGCCTGGCCGGTCTGGTGGCGGTGCTGGCGGTGATTCTGATTCTGGCCTGGCTGCTGCGGCGGTTCGGCAACTTTTCCCGGCTCGCGCCCGGAAGCTTTCGCGTGCTGGCCGCGGTGTCGCTGGGCGCGCGCGAGCGGGCCGTGCTGTTGCAGGCAGGCGGGAAACAGCTGGTGCTGGGGGTAGCCCCCGGACGGGTCGAGACCCTGTGCGTCCTGGAAAATTCGGACATCATTCCGGTCGAGACCGGAATGCCCGTGGACAAGGCCGAAGCGTCCTTCGCCGAGCGCTTGAACGAGATGATGAGGCGCCGTCCATGA